A genomic region of Corallococcus macrosporus contains the following coding sequences:
- a CDS encoding glycoside hydrolase family 5 protein gives MTQKARSGFLLSVALLLLALPLSASALTFVNRGASTAPRTVSAGQTVQFTLAMQSPEAVSGVTVSFQVRRYSADGIISPSAVYTKTVTGQAFAAGESRQYTWGYVIPATLVTGDYAWVTRATNASGTVVYLDVAKTVSNYTFHVDGVPEKRFVRGINIMDLGNAGGVLPGTYGTTYPKTSLESLQQLKARGHTVVRVPFIWERLQPVPGGALNTAYLGYLMETLEHAKTAGLGVIVDMHNYARFTSGGVQRPFGGAGAPTEAQYADAWRRISAAIRASPAAYSAVYAYDLMNEPHDLPYVEGTFSNPVAFASFEAGVEGWVGRDTTNTTVSRVVRNNQGSLKVTTPAIANASTVVLGARVVATVKRAASSDGPTFQAKVFVPTTTPGSAVRARMVMIDSAYKTRYGEPFAVTQGVDTRVYFKPPADAWTNNQGVSVEFIVDGNDGSAPFVFYVDHVAQGTQSGEAWPARVWEKYSQAAVSALRDAGDGKLLMVEGYSYSSAERWPENHPQKWVSDPMNNIMYHAHIYFDDAYNGGGKYDASHAVELTHAKSLGYATVGQLSIARVKKFTDWVAAQGTQGFIGEYGWPNSATQPGDAAAWNADGEEFLRFLDTVGMGATMWVTGTWERLPDLNVNAAYQLTPTFVPLSQAPVLEAHPGNP, from the coding sequence ATGACTCAGAAGGCACGAAGCGGTTTCCTGCTGTCCGTCGCACTGCTGTTGCTGGCGCTCCCGCTGTCCGCGAGCGCGCTGACGTTCGTGAACCGGGGCGCCAGCACGGCGCCCCGGACGGTGTCCGCGGGCCAGACGGTCCAGTTCACCCTGGCCATGCAGTCCCCGGAGGCCGTCTCCGGCGTCACCGTGTCCTTCCAGGTGCGGCGGTACTCGGCGGACGGGATCATCTCCCCGTCCGCCGTCTACACGAAGACCGTGACGGGGCAGGCCTTCGCGGCGGGCGAGTCCAGGCAATACACCTGGGGCTACGTCATCCCAGCCACGCTGGTGACGGGGGACTACGCGTGGGTCACCCGCGCGACCAACGCCTCGGGCACCGTCGTCTACCTGGACGTCGCGAAGACGGTCTCCAACTACACCTTCCACGTCGACGGCGTGCCCGAGAAGCGCTTCGTGCGCGGCATCAACATCATGGACCTGGGCAACGCGGGCGGCGTGCTGCCGGGCACCTACGGCACCACCTACCCGAAGACGTCCCTGGAATCCCTCCAGCAGCTCAAGGCGCGCGGCCACACCGTCGTGCGCGTGCCCTTCATCTGGGAGCGCCTCCAGCCGGTGCCAGGCGGCGCGCTGAACACCGCCTACCTGGGCTACCTGATGGAGACGCTGGAGCACGCGAAGACCGCGGGCCTGGGCGTCATCGTGGACATGCACAACTACGCGCGCTTCACCTCCGGCGGCGTGCAGCGGCCCTTCGGCGGCGCGGGCGCTCCGACGGAGGCGCAGTACGCGGACGCCTGGCGGCGCATCTCCGCCGCCATCCGGGCCAGCCCGGCGGCGTACAGCGCCGTGTATGCCTATGACCTGATGAACGAGCCCCACGACCTGCCGTACGTGGAGGGCACCTTCTCCAACCCCGTCGCCTTCGCGAGCTTCGAGGCCGGCGTGGAGGGCTGGGTGGGCCGCGACACGACGAACACCACCGTGAGCCGCGTGGTACGCAACAACCAGGGCTCGCTGAAGGTCACCACTCCCGCCATCGCCAACGCCAGCACCGTGGTGCTGGGCGCCCGGGTGGTGGCGACGGTGAAGCGAGCCGCCTCCTCCGACGGCCCCACCTTCCAGGCGAAGGTCTTCGTGCCCACCACCACGCCCGGCTCGGCCGTGCGGGCGCGCATGGTGATGATCGACAGCGCCTACAAGACCCGCTACGGCGAGCCCTTCGCGGTGACCCAGGGCGTGGACACACGCGTGTACTTCAAGCCCCCGGCGGACGCGTGGACGAACAACCAGGGCGTGTCCGTGGAGTTCATCGTGGACGGCAACGACGGTAGTGCGCCGTTCGTCTTCTACGTGGACCACGTGGCCCAGGGCACGCAGTCCGGCGAGGCGTGGCCCGCGCGGGTCTGGGAGAAGTACTCGCAGGCCGCGGTGTCCGCCCTGCGCGACGCGGGGGACGGCAAGCTGCTGATGGTGGAGGGCTACTCCTACAGCTCCGCGGAGCGCTGGCCGGAGAACCATCCCCAGAAGTGGGTGTCCGACCCGATGAACAACATCATGTATCACGCGCACATCTACTTCGATGACGCCTACAACGGCGGCGGCAAGTACGACGCTTCCCACGCCGTGGAGCTCACCCACGCGAAGAGCCTGGGCTACGCGACGGTGGGCCAGCTGAGCATCGCGCGGGTGAAGAAGTTCACGGACTGGGTGGCCGCGCAGGGCACGCAGGGCTTCATCGGCGAGTACGGCTGGCCCAACTCCGCCACCCAGCCGGGCGACGCCGCGGCCTGGAACGCGGACGGCGAGGAGTTCCTGCGCTTCCTCGACACGGTCGGCATGGGCGCGACGATGTGGGTGACGGGCACCTGGGAGCGGCTGCCGGACCTCAACGTCAACGCCGCCTACCAGCTCACGCCCACCTTCGTGCCGCTGTCCCAGGCCCCGGTGCTCGAGGCGCACCCCGGCAATCCCTGA
- a CDS encoding SMI1/KNR4 family protein produces the protein MPTTMQRLLAEITQHHFPRRPARPAQIAAFEERVGWKLDEDLRAFYLHCDGAALFKPWPDTNFWILPLDQVRRGRVVIQGRDEDANGPPDWYALVDLQDTDFVLVDVSQGQGPYPMRDGYHGTFPDLTYTKIIARSFGEFLEKALASGDELFWLAD, from the coding sequence ATGCCCACGACGATGCAGCGCCTTCTGGCAGAGATTACCCAGCACCACTTCCCACGCCGGCCCGCGAGGCCGGCGCAGATCGCGGCGTTTGAAGAGCGCGTGGGCTGGAAGCTCGATGAGGATCTCCGCGCCTTCTACCTGCACTGCGATGGAGCCGCGCTCTTCAAGCCCTGGCCAGACACCAACTTCTGGATCCTCCCCCTTGATCAAGTGCGCCGCGGACGGGTGGTCATCCAAGGACGAGACGAGGATGCCAACGGGCCACCAGATTGGTACGCGCTTGTGGACCTTCAGGATACGGACTTCGTCTTGGTGGACGTTTCCCAGGGCCAGGGCCCCTACCCCATGCGCGACGGTTACCACGGAACGTTTCCGGATCTCACCTATACGAAGATCATCGCGAGGTCGTTCGGGGAGTTCCTGGAGAAGGCCCTGGCTAGCGGCGATGAGCTCTTCTGGCTGGCCGATTGA
- a CDS encoding zinc-binding dehydrogenase, whose product MKATVFRGPQKVGVEDVEKPKAGAGEAVVRVTLTTICGTDVHILRGEYPVQPGLTVGHEMVGVIDELGPGVTGYQVGQRVLVGAITPCGQCRGCLSGHTSQCGHGEGLQAMGGWRLGNTMNGVQAEYVRVPFAQANLAPIPDELLDEQVLLLADIASTGFSGAESGGVKLGDAVVVFAQGPIGLCATVGARLMGASLVIGVDGDETRLAMARKLGADVVLDFRNQDVVAEVKRLTGGGVDVAIEALGTQQTFESALRTLNPGGTLSSLGVYSGKLQLPYDAFAAGLGDHRIVTTLCPGGKERMRRLMALVKAKRVDLTPLFTHRFALKDIRDAYELFSQRKDGVLKVAIRP is encoded by the coding sequence ATGAAGGCGACCGTGTTCCGGGGCCCCCAGAAGGTGGGCGTGGAGGACGTGGAGAAGCCGAAGGCGGGCGCGGGCGAGGCCGTCGTCCGGGTGACGCTCACCACCATCTGCGGCACCGACGTGCACATCCTGCGCGGCGAATATCCGGTCCAGCCGGGCCTCACGGTGGGCCATGAGATGGTGGGCGTCATCGACGAACTGGGGCCGGGCGTGACGGGCTACCAGGTGGGCCAGCGCGTGCTGGTGGGCGCCATCACGCCATGCGGCCAGTGCCGGGGCTGCCTCTCCGGACACACGTCGCAGTGCGGCCACGGCGAGGGCCTGCAGGCCATGGGCGGCTGGCGGCTGGGCAACACGATGAACGGCGTGCAGGCGGAGTACGTGCGCGTGCCCTTCGCGCAGGCGAACCTGGCCCCCATTCCGGACGAGCTGCTGGACGAACAGGTGCTGCTGCTGGCGGACATCGCGTCCACCGGCTTCAGCGGCGCGGAGTCCGGCGGCGTGAAGCTGGGAGACGCGGTGGTGGTGTTCGCGCAGGGGCCCATCGGCCTGTGCGCCACCGTGGGGGCGCGGCTCATGGGCGCGTCGCTGGTGATTGGCGTGGACGGGGACGAAACGCGCCTGGCCATGGCGCGCAAGCTGGGCGCGGACGTGGTGTTGGACTTCCGCAACCAGGACGTGGTGGCGGAGGTGAAGCGGCTCACCGGCGGTGGCGTGGACGTGGCCATTGAAGCGCTGGGCACGCAGCAGACCTTCGAGAGCGCGCTGCGCACGCTCAACCCCGGCGGCACGCTGTCCAGCCTGGGCGTGTACTCCGGCAAGCTCCAGCTGCCCTACGACGCCTTCGCCGCGGGGCTGGGGGACCACCGCATCGTCACCACGCTGTGCCCGGGCGGCAAGGAGCGCATGCGGCGCCTCATGGCGCTGGTGAAGGCGAAGCGCGTGGACCTGACGCCGCTGTTCACCCACCGCTTCGCGCTCAAGGACATCCGCGACGCGTATGAGCTGTTCAGCCAGCGCAAGGACGGCGTGCTCAAGGTCGCCATCCGGCCTTGA
- a CDS encoding universal stress protein encodes MTIACATNFSDTARHACDTAALLARRMNVPLCLVHVLTGNLVRTFGDSICETARTTLRDERDRLRSTGAQVDSVLLTGEPEEALRELVEQRGIQWVVAGAPRVDTPFRGLGGTGDRMAQRLEVPFLVVREGTGLDAWARGERPLRVMLGVDRSRPFEVAREWVKAFAALGPLEVVGGRVVWVGTEAERLGLAHPHSYKDISPELREALEHESDSLLEPLRAAGLRVRSRLEPGLGRIADHLIALATEEQVDLLVVGTHQRRAIAKLWSVSQSARRLAPMSVVSVPVRAGEQGLEEEPPRVRTVLATTDFGEAGDRAIAYAFAITPPGGTVHLLHVEPSEATPEELQAARHQLELRVPTPEHDGRHKVELSVLKGDDVAGVITQAAERHCADLVCLGTHGRTGVSRMVLGSVAQQVMARSDRPAVTVRMPRA; translated from the coding sequence ATGACCATCGCCTGCGCGACCAACTTCTCGGACACCGCCCGGCACGCGTGTGACACGGCGGCGCTCCTGGCCCGGCGGATGAACGTCCCGCTGTGCCTGGTGCACGTGCTCACCGGGAACCTGGTGCGGACCTTCGGGGACTCCATCTGCGAAACCGCCCGGACCACGCTGCGGGACGAGCGCGACCGGTTGCGCTCCACCGGCGCCCAGGTGGACTCCGTGCTCCTCACGGGCGAGCCCGAGGAGGCGCTGCGGGAGCTGGTGGAGCAGCGCGGCATCCAGTGGGTGGTGGCCGGCGCACCGCGCGTGGACACGCCCTTCCGGGGCCTGGGGGGCACGGGCGACCGGATGGCGCAGCGGCTGGAGGTTCCCTTCCTGGTGGTTCGCGAGGGCACGGGGCTGGACGCGTGGGCGCGAGGAGAGCGCCCCCTGCGGGTCATGCTGGGCGTGGACCGATCCAGACCCTTCGAGGTCGCCCGGGAATGGGTGAAGGCGTTCGCGGCGCTCGGGCCCCTGGAGGTGGTGGGGGGCCGCGTCGTCTGGGTGGGCACCGAGGCGGAGCGGCTGGGGCTCGCGCATCCGCACAGCTACAAGGACATCTCCCCGGAGCTGCGGGAGGCGCTGGAGCACGAGTCGGACTCGCTGCTGGAGCCCCTGCGCGCCGCGGGCCTGCGGGTGCGGTCGCGGCTGGAGCCGGGGCTGGGCCGCATCGCGGACCACCTCATCGCCCTCGCGACGGAAGAGCAGGTGGACCTGCTGGTAGTGGGCACCCATCAGCGCAGGGCGATCGCGAAGCTGTGGAGCGTGTCCCAGTCCGCCCGTCGCCTGGCACCCATGTCGGTGGTGAGCGTGCCGGTGCGCGCGGGCGAGCAGGGGCTGGAGGAGGAGCCGCCCCGGGTGCGGACGGTGCTCGCGACCACGGACTTCGGCGAGGCCGGCGACCGCGCCATCGCCTACGCCTTCGCCATCACGCCCCCGGGCGGCACCGTGCACCTGCTGCACGTGGAGCCCTCGGAGGCGACGCCCGAGGAGCTCCAGGCGGCGCGGCATCAACTGGAGCTGCGCGTGCCGACCCCGGAGCATGACGGGCGTCACAAGGTGGAGCTGTCGGTGCTCAAGGGCGATGACGTCGCGGGGGTCATCACCCAGGCGGCGGAGCGCCACTGCGCGGACCTGGTGTGCCTGGGCACGCACGGCCGCACGGGGGTGAGCCGCATGGTGCTGGGCTCGGTGGCGCAGCAGGTGATGGCCCGCAGCGACCGGCCCGCGGTCACGGTGCGCATGCCGCGCGCCTGA
- a CDS encoding flavodoxin domain-containing protein → MRILITYGSKLGGTREIAGQLASGLRAAGLDARALPPEEVDDVRAYDAVIVGGGLYAGRWHRRARRFVHRHVQALRERPVWFFSSGPLDDSASRGNVPPTTQVRALMEQVGARGHVTFGGRLEPDARGFIARAMAREHAGDWRDPEHVTRWAHSVALELRDAAFLEAPR, encoded by the coding sequence ATGCGGATCCTCATCACCTACGGGAGCAAGCTGGGCGGGACCCGGGAGATCGCCGGTCAGCTCGCCAGCGGCCTGCGCGCCGCGGGTTTGGACGCGCGGGCGCTCCCCCCGGAGGAGGTCGACGACGTGCGGGCCTACGACGCCGTCATCGTCGGAGGCGGGCTCTACGCCGGCCGCTGGCACCGGCGGGCCCGACGCTTCGTGCACCGGCACGTGCAGGCCCTGCGCGAGCGGCCCGTGTGGTTCTTCTCCAGCGGCCCGCTCGACGACTCGGCGTCCCGGGGGAACGTGCCGCCCACGACCCAGGTCCGGGCCCTCATGGAGCAGGTGGGCGCGCGGGGGCACGTGACCTTCGGAGGAAGGCTGGAGCCCGACGCCCGGGGCTTCATTGCCCGCGCCATGGCGCGCGAGCACGCGGGGGACTGGCGGGATCCGGAGCACGTCACCCGGTGGGCGCACAGCGTGGCCCTGGAGCTGAGGGACGCCGCGTTCCTGGAAGCGCCGCGATGA
- a CDS encoding HAD-IC family P-type ATPase has product MPVNRLPPGWEDARGLGAEAVLARRARHGLNDVRGPSLHPPAQSLRDAARDPMLWFLVGTSALYFALGEHVEGVVMLLALVPLLGMDVFLHHRTQASTEGLRGRLAERATVLRDGVEAEVPARDVVPGDLMRVDAGSPFPADGLVVRGQGLQAEESPLTGESLPVRKRPLERLPPGAEPAVDTVHWGLAGTRLLTGTAWVRVVFTGAETLYGSIIRSAGQEARARTPLQHAVAHLVAVLVGVAGALCAVLALVRWRQGFGWLDALLSAATLGVAALPEEFPVALTFFLGAGVYRLARRQALVRQSVSVENIGRVSCVCSDKTGTLTEGLLRVTRLLPAPGTSPQALLRTAVLASREEGKDPLDVALLEAGARELPGLPGPAREATFPFTEERQRETAVVRQGPGTLLAAVKGAPERVLELCALSPDAAREWALRVDALAREGHKVIACARRTLDAAHWHGGEPQQGLDFVGLVACEDPVRAGVEAAVRECRDAGLRTVMVTGDHPRTALAVARRLGLGGENPQVLTGAALEARLADTGTVPPVDVVARALPAQKYALVKALRRQGEVVAATGDGVNDVPALQAADVGIAMGERGTRSAREASSIVLLNDDFGTLVRAIAEGRQLFSNLQRCFLYLLLVHIPLVGTAALLPLWGQPLLYLPIHIVWLELIIHPTAMLAFQAAARPGRLTRVSVRPAARFFSWREWLLLTGVGGLMACGLVWAYARCLAEGQDVERARAVAMASLTLASAVFAAVLTRLRTRTARWVCALTLGLSALLIQVPALAALVGLHPLHARDGVRVMVAVAAALVPLLLAWPGARDGLSRAPSWRPGRPAMIPGSS; this is encoded by the coding sequence GTGCCAGTCAATCGCCTGCCTCCGGGCTGGGAAGACGCACGCGGCCTGGGGGCGGAAGCGGTGCTGGCGCGTCGCGCGCGTCACGGCCTCAACGACGTGCGGGGCCCGTCGCTCCACCCGCCCGCCCAGAGCCTGCGCGACGCCGCGCGCGACCCGATGCTCTGGTTCCTCGTGGGCACCAGCGCCCTGTACTTCGCCCTGGGGGAGCACGTGGAGGGCGTGGTGATGTTGCTGGCCCTCGTCCCGCTGCTCGGCATGGATGTCTTCCTTCATCACCGGACCCAGGCCTCCACCGAAGGCCTGCGCGGCCGCCTGGCCGAGCGCGCCACGGTGCTGCGCGATGGCGTCGAAGCAGAAGTGCCGGCGCGCGACGTGGTGCCGGGCGACCTGATGCGCGTGGACGCAGGGAGCCCGTTCCCAGCGGATGGCCTGGTCGTGCGGGGACAGGGATTGCAGGCCGAGGAGTCCCCGCTCACCGGCGAGTCGCTGCCCGTGCGCAAGCGGCCGCTGGAGCGCCTCCCGCCCGGCGCCGAGCCCGCGGTGGACACGGTGCACTGGGGGCTCGCTGGGACGCGGCTTCTCACCGGGACGGCCTGGGTGCGCGTCGTCTTCACCGGGGCGGAGACGCTGTATGGGAGCATCATCCGCTCGGCGGGGCAGGAGGCCCGGGCCCGCACGCCGCTGCAGCACGCGGTGGCCCACCTGGTGGCGGTGCTGGTGGGCGTGGCGGGCGCGCTCTGCGCGGTGCTGGCACTGGTCCGCTGGCGCCAGGGCTTCGGGTGGCTGGACGCGCTCTTGAGCGCGGCGACGCTCGGCGTGGCGGCGCTGCCCGAGGAGTTCCCGGTGGCCCTGACGTTCTTCCTGGGCGCGGGCGTGTACCGGCTGGCCCGGCGGCAGGCGCTGGTGCGGCAGTCCGTCTCGGTGGAGAACATCGGCCGGGTGAGCTGCGTCTGCTCGGACAAGACGGGCACGCTGACCGAAGGGCTCCTGCGGGTGACGCGGCTGTTGCCGGCACCCGGGACCTCGCCGCAAGCGCTGCTGCGGACCGCGGTGCTGGCGTCGCGAGAGGAGGGGAAGGACCCCCTGGACGTGGCGCTGCTGGAAGCGGGGGCACGCGAGCTGCCGGGGCTGCCCGGCCCCGCCCGTGAAGCCACCTTCCCGTTCACCGAGGAGCGCCAGCGCGAGACCGCCGTGGTGCGCCAGGGGCCGGGGACGCTGCTCGCCGCGGTGAAGGGCGCGCCCGAGCGGGTGCTGGAGCTGTGCGCGCTTTCCCCGGACGCCGCGCGGGAGTGGGCGCTGCGTGTGGACGCGCTCGCGCGCGAGGGCCACAAGGTCATCGCCTGCGCCCGCCGGACGCTGGACGCGGCGCACTGGCATGGCGGCGAGCCCCAGCAGGGCCTGGACTTCGTGGGGCTCGTGGCCTGCGAGGACCCGGTGCGCGCGGGCGTGGAGGCGGCGGTGCGGGAGTGCCGCGACGCGGGGCTGCGCACGGTGATGGTGACGGGGGACCATCCCCGGACGGCGCTCGCGGTCGCCCGGCGGTTGGGGCTGGGGGGCGAAAATCCACAGGTGCTCACGGGCGCGGCCCTGGAGGCACGGCTGGCGGACACCGGCACGGTGCCCCCCGTGGACGTGGTGGCGCGCGCGCTACCCGCGCAGAAGTACGCGCTGGTGAAGGCGCTGCGGAGACAGGGCGAGGTGGTGGCCGCCACGGGGGACGGGGTGAACGACGTGCCGGCGCTCCAGGCCGCGGACGTGGGCATCGCCATGGGGGAGCGGGGGACGCGCAGCGCTCGCGAGGCGTCCTCCATCGTCCTGCTGAACGACGACTTCGGCACGCTGGTCCGCGCCATCGCGGAGGGCCGGCAGCTCTTCTCCAACCTCCAGCGCTGCTTTCTCTACCTGCTGCTCGTCCACATCCCGCTGGTCGGCACGGCGGCGCTGCTGCCGCTCTGGGGACAGCCGCTGCTGTACCTGCCCATCCACATCGTGTGGCTGGAGCTCATCATCCATCCCACCGCGATGCTGGCCTTCCAGGCGGCCGCGCGGCCCGGGCGCCTCACCCGCGTGAGCGTCAGGCCCGCGGCGCGCTTCTTCTCCTGGCGCGAGTGGCTCCTGCTCACGGGCGTGGGCGGGCTGATGGCATGCGGGCTCGTCTGGGCCTACGCGCGGTGCCTGGCGGAGGGACAGGACGTCGAGCGCGCACGGGCGGTGGCGATGGCCTCGCTCACGCTCGCGAGCGCTGTGTTCGCGGCCGTCCTCACCCGGCTCCGGACGCGCACCGCGCGGTGGGTCTGTGCCCTGACGCTGGGCCTCTCCGCGCTGCTCATCCAGGTGCCCGCGCTGGCCGCGCTCGTGGGCCTGCATCCGCTCCATGCCCGGGACGGCGTCCGGGTCATGGTCGCCGTCGCCGCCGCGCTGGTGCCCCTGCTGCTCGCGTGGCCAGGGGCGCGGGATGGCCTGTCCCGGGCGCCGTCGTGGCGGCCCGGACGGCCCGCGATGATCCCGGGGTCCTCATGA
- a CDS encoding PAS domain S-box protein, which yields MTRPPLVIRPAPSPRKGTLRFARMVAWLVPVASAFALLVGVLLWGGWALSSSWPPDRAAPWSAGGLIFAGGALWLLHPRDAHAGRRAAGRGLATVAGVMGGVALTRESVGGGLCLVLTGLSLWSLNVRTRGGRSPARWLASCAAMLAAWELLGGLYQHHWFGLPPLNTVPEVSRAPWLPMSLALLLLAWGLLSLHPEQGVMGTLLREDLGGHSARRLLLAVLVVVPTAGAARLLGERLGLYGTTEGSTLFVLVTMAAFLAVALWNANALSRLDASRRRTEQSLRLSQARFGGIVTHAADAIISVDASQRIILFNESAERIFGHPASEALGQPLDILLPESLRDIHARHVRHFMRGPVTSRHMGERLPIVGQRKGGERFPAEASISRLDVDGTLLLTVILRDISERRKAEDQLRLSEARFRTSFEGAPVGMALVGLDGRFLHVNAALCELVGYSREELLSRSFQDLTAPEDLALDQENAARMRRGELTSFQREKHYLRKDGRRIAILLWGAVVRDAEGRPLHFISQMQDITERQELEQAWRFLADVGPRLAASLSSRTTLATVARLPVPVLADWCVVACLDAGGRLHHVESAAEDPWMAERLRTLGAAYGQEPRPPDPVTASVLRTGRSLLLPEVPPEVFEAAAVDARHLEQLRALEPRSAILVPLRSRDRNLGVILLATSGSGRRYGARELAQAEELARRAALAIDNARLYERSEQAIRMREEVLRVVAHDLRAPLNVIQLSASMLRKDLPEGDGARHRLETLQKSVQRANRLIQDLLDVARMDGGILPVERKPLEVASLIQEALEQHRGLAEARSLRLQAHVPDGVPRVLADPERLSQILSNLLGNALKFTPEGGHVLLRVQPEAGQVRFLVTDTGPGIAAEDRPRIFERFWQAGPKRKEGAGLGLAIVKGLVEAHGGQVGVESAPGAGSTFFFTLPVAEAADAHASAHA from the coding sequence ATGACGCGTCCGCCTCTCGTCATCCGGCCCGCCCCCTCTCCCCGGAAGGGGACACTCCGCTTCGCGCGGATGGTCGCGTGGCTCGTCCCTGTCGCAAGCGCGTTCGCGCTCCTGGTGGGCGTGCTCCTGTGGGGCGGGTGGGCCCTGTCCTCCTCCTGGCCTCCGGACCGTGCGGCGCCCTGGTCCGCGGGGGGACTGATCTTCGCGGGCGGCGCGCTCTGGCTGCTCCACCCTCGGGACGCGCACGCGGGGAGGCGGGCCGCGGGACGGGGGCTGGCGACGGTGGCCGGGGTCATGGGGGGCGTGGCGCTCACCCGGGAGTCGGTTGGCGGCGGGCTGTGCCTGGTGCTCACGGGGCTGTCGCTCTGGAGCCTCAACGTGCGCACGCGGGGGGGAAGGTCCCCGGCGCGGTGGCTCGCCTCGTGCGCCGCGATGCTCGCGGCGTGGGAGCTGCTCGGGGGGCTGTATCAGCATCACTGGTTCGGCCTGCCTCCCCTGAACACCGTGCCGGAGGTCTCCAGGGCGCCATGGCTTCCCATGTCGCTGGCCCTGCTGCTGCTTGCATGGGGGCTGCTCTCCCTCCACCCCGAGCAGGGCGTGATGGGCACGCTGCTGCGCGAGGACCTCGGGGGACACTCGGCGCGGCGGCTGCTGCTCGCGGTCCTGGTCGTCGTGCCCACGGCGGGCGCGGCCCGGCTCCTGGGAGAGCGGCTGGGGCTCTATGGGACCACCGAGGGCAGCACGCTCTTCGTACTCGTCACGATGGCGGCGTTCCTCGCCGTGGCCCTCTGGAACGCGAACGCCCTCTCACGCCTGGACGCGAGCCGGCGGCGGACCGAGCAGTCGCTGCGGCTGTCACAGGCGCGCTTCGGCGGCATCGTCACCCACGCCGCGGACGCCATCATCTCCGTCGACGCCTCGCAGCGCATCATCCTGTTCAACGAGAGCGCCGAGCGCATCTTCGGCCATCCCGCGAGCGAGGCCCTGGGACAGCCGCTGGACATCCTCCTCCCCGAGAGCCTCCGGGACATCCATGCGCGGCACGTGCGGCACTTCATGCGGGGCCCGGTGACGTCCCGGCACATGGGCGAGCGGCTGCCCATCGTCGGCCAGCGCAAGGGTGGAGAGCGGTTCCCCGCGGAGGCCAGCATCTCCAGGCTGGACGTGGACGGCACGCTGCTGCTCACCGTCATCCTCCGGGACATCAGCGAGCGGCGGAAGGCGGAGGACCAGCTGCGCCTGAGCGAGGCGCGCTTCCGCACCTCGTTCGAGGGCGCTCCCGTCGGCATGGCCCTGGTGGGCCTGGACGGACGCTTCCTCCACGTGAACGCGGCGCTCTGCGAGCTGGTGGGCTACTCCCGCGAGGAGTTGCTCAGCCGGTCCTTCCAGGACCTCACCGCGCCGGAGGACCTGGCGCTGGACCAGGAGAACGCCGCGAGGATGCGCCGGGGCGAACTCACGTCCTTCCAGCGGGAGAAGCACTACCTGCGCAAGGACGGCCGGCGCATCGCCATCCTCCTGTGGGGCGCGGTGGTGCGCGACGCCGAGGGCAGACCGCTCCACTTCATCTCGCAGATGCAGGACATCACCGAGCGTCAGGAGCTGGAGCAGGCCTGGCGCTTCCTGGCGGACGTGGGGCCGCGGCTCGCGGCGTCGCTGTCGTCGCGAACGACACTGGCCACGGTGGCGCGGCTCCCCGTACCGGTGCTGGCGGACTGGTGCGTGGTGGCCTGCCTGGACGCGGGCGGACGCCTCCATCACGTGGAGAGCGCGGCCGAGGACCCGTGGATGGCGGAGCGGCTGCGGACGCTGGGTGCGGCGTACGGGCAGGAGCCCCGCCCGCCGGACCCCGTCACCGCCTCCGTGCTGCGCACGGGACGCTCCCTGCTGCTGCCAGAGGTCCCGCCCGAGGTGTTCGAGGCGGCCGCGGTGGATGCCCGGCACCTGGAGCAGCTGCGCGCACTAGAGCCCCGGTCGGCCATCCTCGTGCCGCTGCGCAGCCGGGACCGGAACCTGGGCGTCATCCTGCTCGCGACCTCCGGGTCCGGGCGCCGCTACGGGGCCCGCGAGCTGGCCCAGGCGGAGGAGCTGGCCCGCCGCGCCGCGCTCGCCATCGACAATGCCCGCCTGTACGAACGCTCCGAGCAGGCCATCCGCATGCGCGAGGAGGTGCTGCGCGTCGTGGCGCATGACCTGCGCGCGCCGCTCAACGTCATCCAGCTGAGCGCGAGCATGCTGCGCAAGGACCTGCCCGAAGGCGATGGTGCCCGGCACCGCCTGGAGACGCTCCAGAAGTCGGTCCAGCGGGCGAACCGGCTCATCCAGGACCTGCTGGACGTGGCCCGGATGGACGGGGGCATCCTGCCGGTGGAGCGCAAGCCGCTGGAGGTGGCGTCGCTCATCCAGGAAGCGCTGGAGCAGCACCGGGGGCTCGCGGAGGCCCGGTCGCTACGGCTCCAGGCCCACGTGCCGGACGGGGTGCCCCGCGTCCTGGCGGATCCGGAGCGGCTGTCGCAGATCCTCTCCAACCTCCTGGGCAACGCGCTCAAGTTCACGCCCGAGGGAGGCCACGTCCTGCTGCGCGTCCAGCCGGAGGCGGGCCAGGTCCGCTTCCTGGTGACGGACACGGGCCCCGGCATCGCGGCGGAGGACCGGCCGCGCATCTTCGAGCGCTTCTGGCAGGCCGGGCCGAAGCGCAAGGAGGGCGCGGGGCTGGGGCTCGCCATCGTGAAGGGGCTGGTGGAGGCGCACGGGGGCCAGGTCGGCGTGGAGAGCGCGCCCGGCGCGGGGAGCACGTTCTTCTTCACGCTGCCCGTGGCGGAGGCCGCGGACGCGCACGCCAGCGCGCACGCGTGA